A genomic region of Pelodiscus sinensis isolate JC-2024 chromosome 1, ASM4963464v1, whole genome shotgun sequence contains the following coding sequences:
- the C1HXorf38 gene encoding uncharacterized protein CXorf38 homolog isoform X2 — translation MALEARLNCAEYKNWLKAGHCLLVLRDALRRFAGEQLQAFHRQLLARLAPLGCCRGRCRPRSKQFQSNCSVCAEWKKEILKHHTNKNGEIHWENCKPELWPSDSWELAKAYMPRGQMNISGPEKCDASALLNLFNFCNHFKGIDQKKVREVIRCRNELMHSSEMKASSLWMEEFGKKVENLLKEFQNVPEVMEASRKIEKLLSSDWTVLVKVGEDQLDGLEGDIEVCLSQRQISEIEMELIKERLKEFCLLIEEQEMLSEENLNRIQMIKEFLKDNNDLQISLQADMQKLEGGLEEMVYNQKISMKDSRKESPNPEEDEGC, via the exons ATGGCGCTGGAGGCGCGGCTGAACTGCGCCGAGTACAAGAACTGGCTGAAGGCCGGGCACTGCCTGCTGGTGCTGCGGGACGCGCTCAGGCGCTTCGCCGGGGAGCAGCTCCAAGCTTTCCACCGCCAGCTGCTCGCCCGCCTGGCGCCCCTGGGCTGCTGCCGCGGCCGCTGCCGTCCGCGGAGCAAGCAG tTTCAGTCTAACTGTTCAGTGTGTGCAGAGTGGAAAAAGGAAATTTTGAAACATCACACCAACAAGAATGGAGAAATTCACTGGGAAAATTGCAAACCCGAGCTCTGGCCTTCTGATTCCTGGGAACTTGCAAAG GCTTATATGCCCCGTGGGCAGATGAatatttctggaccagagaagtGTGATGCATCTGCTCTTCTAAACCTTTTCAACTTTTGTAATCACTTCAAAGGTATTGACCAAAAGAAAGTCAGAGAG GTGATTAGGTGTCGCAATGAATTAATGCATTCTTCAGAAATGAAAGCTTCTTCTTTATGGATGGAAGAGTTTGGAAAGAAGGTTGAGAATTTATTAAAGGAATTCCAGAATGTTCCAGAAGTTATGGAAGCTAGTAGGAAGATAGAAAAG CTTTTGTCATCAGATTGGACTGTTCTTGTAAAAGTGGGAGAAGATCAGCTAGATGGATTGGAAGGAGACATAGAAGTTTGCCTGAGTCAGAGACAAATAAGCGAAATAGAAATGGAGTTAATAAAGGAAAGACTTAAAGAGTTCTGTCTTCTGATAGAAGAGCAGGAGATGCTATCTGAAGAG AACTTAAATAGGATCCAAATGATAAAGGAATTCTTAAAGGACAACAATGATCTCCAAATAAGTCTTCAGGCAGATATGCAGAAGCTAGAAGGTGGCCTTGAAGAAATGGTGTACAACCAAAAAATATCTATGAAAGACAGCAGGAAAGAATCTCCTAATCCGGAGGAAGATGAAG